ggtCTTAAAAAAAGCATGTAGGGgtaattttgacattttaacattatatatatatatttatataaatacgGGAATTTCGAACTCCGAAGTCCCCATTCGTCAAAGCAATATTTCTGAACAACGAAAAAGGAACTCTccctgtttcttcttctttcgttTTGCAGCTCGCCGGTAGTTCTCCGATCAGGTATTTCTTCGCCGGAAACCTTACTTCGATGGCTCAGAATCTCAAGGTTCTAATCATTGGTGGAACTGGTTACATCGGAAAATTCATTGTACAAGCTAGCGCCAAAGCCGGTCATCCTACCTATGCATTGATCCGCAAGTCTTCGCTCGGAAGCTCTGCCAAGTCTCAAATCATCAATCATTTCAAAAGCCTTGGTGTTAATTTCCTCTTCGTAAGTTTACTGTCCTCTATTTCTCGGAATTTTGTTGTTTCGTTGCTCGGAATTTTTGTGGAATCCTTTGCTGAATAATGTGCCTGATTTTCTTGCTTTACTATTTTGTTTGCGAATGAGTAAACtgagtttgatttgattaaatCGAAGTGATTACTTGTAGTGCAGCATACACTGGTGGTTCTTTTGAGTTGTTCTTATTGTAAATTCTGCGGACTCAAAATGAATTTTCGGAGTGAAAATTGTATTGTTTAATTTTGCTAAAACGCTGATATGATTGGGGCAGGGCGATCTCTTCGACAATGAGAGTTTGGTTAAGGCGATAAAGCAGGTTGATGTGGTGATATCCACCCTCGGTGGTCATATGGTTCCCCATCAACATAAGATCCTATCTGCTATCAAACAAGCTGGCAATGTCAAGGTAACCTCATTTCCCTGCCAATCTTTATCTACATTTTGCCTACAACTATGCCATTGATTGTGATTGCTTTGTTGCAATATGCATTCTGCTATAGAGTTTGTGTGTTTTGGAAATTTTGAGCATTGGAATTTGTGTGGTACAGAGATTCTTTCCTACGGAATTCGGCAACGATGCCGATCACATCGACGCGGTGGAGCCAGCAAAATCGATGTACACTGCAAAGGCTGAATTTCGTAGGGTTGTTGAGGCTGAGGGAATCCCGCACACATTTGTGGTATGCAATTTCTTCGATGGTTACTTCCTTAGCAATTTGTCTCAGCCAGATGCATCCGTCCCACCTAGAGACAAAGTCGTAATCTTAGGGGATGGAACTCCCAAAGGTACAAATATGTTAACTGCATCCTCTCAAGTTCTTATTGAACCTTTTGTTTCGTTGGATTGATTGTTGTACACTACTATTATCTCATTTTCTGGAGTTGAAATGGCTTCCAAAGTAGTAACCCCCCTGGATATTCAATAGATATTGATGCGTTTCGTTGgtttttcattcatcaaaaaCTTATGCATAACATAGACACATGTATATTATTGGCTTCAATATGAGTTTGGTTTCAATAGCCTCCCACACTGTTCTTTCTGCATCTGTTTTGTTAGCTGAAGTAGTGATTTACAACAAGGAAGAAGCTCTTCTAATAAACAAAACTTgtacacacacacaaacatgttataaataattgaCTGCAACATGAAGCATCATTCGTAACCAGTTTCTTGAAGGGAGATATCGAGTTTGTTTCATCGTTCACCCTATTCATTATGTGTCTGTTTTGTTTGGTGAAGTGATTTACAACAAGGAAGAAGACGTTGGGACGTACACCATCCGAGCCATAGATGATCCAAGAACCCTCAACAAGATCATGTACATTAGACCCGCAGCCAACATCTACTCGACCAACGATCTGGTCTCACTGTGGGAGAGAAAAATTGGCAAGACTCTTAGAAGGGTCTATGTCCCAGAGGAGGAGGTGTTGAAGAACATCCAAGGTAGGTTTTACCAAACAACAACTTTTCAATTCATAATCTGTCATGCTTCTAAAACACAGACTGATTAACACATTTGTTTTCGCTAATCATCTCTTGCAGAGGCCTCATATCCACTTAATATAGAATTGGCACTCTGTCACACTGCACAGGTGAGGGGATCTCAAACTAACTTTGATATTGAGCCATCTTTTGGAGTGGAAGCTTCAGCGCTGTACCCGGATGTTCGATATACAACTGTGGAAGAATACCTCGACCAGTTTgtctaaataaaatcaaacaaccCCCATACCCTTTTTCCCTTGATCTTTTTGGTATAATGGGTGTACGAAGCTGTGTTCTATAGTTATGTATAATAAGTAAATGTTCTCATTTGAAGGCAGAGGTTCTTACTGATGGCCTCACCAACCCACAATTGCCTATTTTTGAATGAGTGCATTTCCTCTGACAGTGAGTGTTGAAATGTTGACCAATCTGTACGGTTAGCGAAATAAAACCGTTGAAGTTAATTGTCTCACTTCACCGGTTTTATTAGATTAGGTTTTACTagattattattgttgtgaTGAGTTCAATTGGAATCAAACGTTTTTCATTTGGGttgagaatatatattttatctcatttgagctatatatttatattcgcttttaatactaaatttttaattatattatttgaggtatgaaattttacaattttagtccataaatttttattatttatgccTAATAGGTATATGAACAATCATCGAGTATCATAATTTTGTGTATAATGGATGCTtctaactttaaaaatgtataataaattcatgaaacttttaattttgtgttctaTTAGATATTTGACACAttctaatatgtttttaaattaacacataaaaaattcaattttgttataaaaatacattaaacttttaattttgtatcaaataaatttatgaattttaaaaaatatatataaaatacacCTCCGGTTGAAACActagaaatttttattttttatttttactgaTTCATCATTTGAGACTATTAAAGTCCAAAATCTATTTAAAATCACGAGTTACATATTGGTatagattaataaaaatacccgtGAATTTTACATTctaagctttaaaaaaatttcaataatattctcaAACTAACTGAACAAAGCTagaaaatacccttaaactaaaattgaaaaaaaaagaaaaaaaaaactctatttTAGATCAAGTATCAGCCAAGGgttaattttctatatatttaaatgaggTTTTTCGGTATATTTTAAAGGTAAGCCTGTGATTCAATTAATCAGACTCAACAATATCAAatcaaagataaaatcaaGCAAGGAAGAgtagagaagagaagagaagaggacacaaatatttaaagtgGCTCGACCAATGAGGTCTACCTTTCACCCTATGCAAGGTGAACTCAATCTTCAACTCACTGATCTTTGACATTCAGAATCTGGTTGAAGCAATACAGCAGGTTGATGTTGTGACGTCCACCGTTGGTCGAGATCTGCTATCGAACAAGCTGGTAATTTTAAGGAGGCCTTAAGCCATTCACCACTGTCACATTTGATACTCAACTTTGGCAGAGCTTCCAAACAATAGCTTTTGATGGACAATGAACTGAATCAACTGCAAAATCTTAcacgagagagagagtagaTTCGCCATTTGCACACATTTTCTCCCATCTTCATTTGTTTCCCTTTCTTCCCTTCTTCCCGGAAGCCTTAGCAGATCCCCCCTTGCCTCTTGGAGCCTTTGAGTTCTTTCCCTTCTTAGAACCTTTACCCTGCTTGCTCATTCCGTGCTTCCTTGCATCCTTCTTCATTCGTCGGTCTACTAAGGTTTTACCCTTCCCAACCCGAACTTGAACTCCTTTCTTTGCAACCACAAATTCCTTTTTCGGTCTCTGGGGCACTGCTTTTTTGTAAAGTTGATCGATCATCTTGCTCTTTGATCGATCAGATATATCGGCCTGGTCTGAGATGATGTTTGCCTTCTTGCGAACCTTTTCGAGTTTCTTCATTGCAACTCGCTTCTTTCGTGCTTTAGCTTCAGCTACCTTTTTAGCAGGGCGGGCGTCGATTTCTTTGAACTGTGCTCTCATTGCTGCAACCTCCTCTTTGGTTATAGGCTTTATTGGTTGACGATGTCTTTTCTCCTCGTCCAAAAACCACTTCGGCAAGCCTGTGTCGTCGAACATGTATTTGTTATATGAATCATCAAGAAATTGCTCTCTTTGCTTTTTCCTCAGCATCTTTTTCGCACATGCCAATATCTCAGCCTTTGTGTCGGGCTCTTCATCCTCGGATTCTTCAGAGGATGAATCGTCGCTTGAATCTGTAGCCGGGGCAGGGACTAcctcaaattcatcatctgCTTTAATAGAGTCTTTTGCATTGGTTGAGATTTTTGACTTCTCTCTTGCATTCTTAGAAATATTTGACTTGGCTACTTTGGTGACAgcagttttttcttttggcccATCAACCTGCATATCATCTTCGCTACCCAACTCCTTCAAATCTCCATCTTCCGCTGCTTCAGCAAAAATATCCTGACCGAACCATTTGTTTGCAATCTCCTCTTGAGTTGGCTCTCCACCGTCATCAAGAGATACCATCAGTGGATTTCTATCCTCGTCTACCAGATTTTCGTCGGAGTCATAATCAGATTGAAAACGATCGCCTCCATTCTCATCCTCCTGCAGACAACCAGACTCCAAGGTgaggataatattttatcCGGAACTGATGGCTATATGTGCTTCATATGATCATTCAACTAACACGTAAATGATGATTGAATGAAGCTAACTATTAACCGTCCTGGACGGAAATAACACGTGCAAACAAAAATagaccaaaagaaaaaacaaacgaGTGACCCAAAACCATGAACAGCATCAGAGGACAAGGTATACTTACCTAGCCCTTCCCTTAGAATTAAAATCGAATAGATTTGAGGGTCTTGAGTAATTGATGATTAGGGGTTCTCAGAACAAAAGTtacataatttcaaattagtaGGATTTTCATATCAAATACCATTATAGCTTCATACCTCAAGTAACTCGGCATCATCAGAGTAGGCTTTTTTTGCACGTTTCCTCTGCTTTGCACTACCTTCCTTTCTGGCAACAAAGCTTTCATAAGCCTGATCCAACAATTCCTCCATATGTTCATCATACCTGGAAAGAATAGCATCAGAATTCAtctcaaaacaacaaaaagcaGACAGTCATTACTTCAATCTGAAAATTAACAGAATTAAGCAAAGGGAGGGAGAAAACACCTTCTGCGCTCTTCATCAGAACCAATATCGCTAGCTGAAgactcatgatcttcctcaTTGGTTACATCATTTTCATGTTCTCCCAACTCACCATTGTCGACATCATAGTCAGTTGAATCAATAACTCTTAAGTCATTCTTACCCTGGTTCACATACAATGGCAAACGAATTTCAGAAGAAGATACGAACATTCCCAATGccaggagaaaaaaaaaagaatacagaTTTGCAAGGAAATATTCGTGAAAGTATACCTTGATGTTAGAAAGAGAGAATAACTCGTGATCAATATAACCCTCTTCCATGACGTCTAGTTGCATCCCCATCGCTTTCCTAGCTTTGTCCTTTATGCACAGAAGAATAGCTACTCAATCAGCTATTACATGGCTAGCCATAATATGCTAGGATGAAAGCATGATCATATTCTGAGTTTTTATTGGGTGGAGAAAAAGATTCCATAATAGATTGATCAACCTAtactttacttttatttaactaTTGTATAAAAGATGAAAGCTACACAATTGGCGGACCAGTCAACCGGAGATTACAACTTACAAGAACATACACTACCCTTCTTAAGTCGAAACGTAGCACGTAGAagtaagttaaaaaaaagaaagttctaGAAGTCTAACAAAGAATTAGACACTCGTACTGTATGGAGATAGTGCCCTAATTCTTTATCAAAATACTATTGTAAATAGTATAGTTCCCAAGTGCAAAAATACCAATCAGCAATCAAATTTTCTCACAGTAAACAAACGTCAAATTGCAATTAATTGAAATACCATGGTCAATAAATGTGTAAAAGAACACCATACATAATACTCTGTAAGCATTAATCCCAATGTACAAGAAATAGAGAAAGAGAACCATGCAAGATCACAAACCTTAGCTCTCCTTTTTGCAAGAAgcttcttttcccttttcttcttccgtTCAATAGCATATGTCAGCTCCTCCATCTCATTTAGTAATTTATCATCTTCGTTCTGCTTTACCTCATTTTCAGCATCTTTAACAGAAGTGGGCGTAGCCTTTTGATTGGGAGATAAGGCCTTCCTTATGTGCAATCGCCACCTAAATGAAGAATTATAAACGATTAAAAACATTTAGTTATCAGAGAATTGTAGCAGAGTTGCATGAAAAGTGTGCACGCAGATAACCATTACAGTAAATCAACCTTTAACGTTCATTGTTCCGTTTTTACAAATATTCCACAGGCAGAGGGAAATCCAATGCCCTATGACGCCTATATGGTCCTATCAGGCGGAACAAAACGTGAATAAGACTTACCCATAAGCCTAATTATTTATGACCCCATGCAGCTCTACATCTATGATAGGAATGCAACATCTCCAATCCAGATTATGAAGACTACGAGAATGGGCCTACCAAAAGAAGttataagtttttttatttagatcataaaaaataaaaataaaaattaactttgTTCTTTAGGAATGAAAATATTTACGGGTACCATGGGGCCAATTTTGTAAAACACAAAGATGGTTCCTAAACTAGTTAATAAATATCTATATCCATATTCCTTGAAACTACTCCACAAATTCAttgaaaaggaaggaagaaaaacaaaccccataataattcaaattttaagagttTGTCTTTTGTGTATGCTTTCTCAATCAAGCAAGAGCATAGACCCGTGAcggaaaagttcaaatttggGTGCCCCAAAGAAGTCATGATTTAATCCTCTCCAACATCTAAAGACCGCATTACATCTTGCACAAGTTCAACGACTAAAGTAAAGATTAGCAAATGCATGAGCGAACAggtgtttaaaaaatgcaaaaaaataGAAGGCAAGTATTTAGAGGGTGTGAATCTTACTTCAGCAGATGCTTAAAATCTTGCTTGCCCAGGACACGCAAATCATCACAAAGTGCCTTAACCTGTTAGAGAATAGGCATTTAGGAAATAAAGTACCCAGATGATGACCGGAACCTTCAAAAAACCAAATGTTAAATATACAATACCTCTTCAGTTGTTAAATCATGATTCTTAATCAGCAAACAAGGAGGATCATCAAAAGTTATACAAGTCACAGTTCCTAAGATCTCAAGAGGAGAATCTGACCAGATGTAATTAGACGCAGAAGACACTTTCCGAAGAGTCATATCTCCATCTTCATATCTATTATcacaacataaaataaatgagcAATCCTTAACTGGAAAATAACAGATGATCGCCACTGTCCTCCAACCTCCCCCCCaagttaaaataattcattaacCCTTTCTGGTTTCCCTCACCATGCCCAAATGAACAATCATTTCTGCGCATAAAGATGAATAAAAGAAGTATCCCTTCCCTCTCTCATGTTACCATGTCTTGTACCTAAGGCAATTAGAAATTTAACCCCTCCTTGCAAACCCCTTTAGTACTCGTACagttttttctaaatttaaatagttcAAAAGGTTGCAGGAAATCGAGCACCCTGCTGTTTGGTAATATCTAAATTGTAATTCAAACACGAGcataaacaaataacaaaacatataaatatgTCCTTAAAATGAAGACTTACCCATCACGATgtctcttttgttttgttcctctAAGTACATCCACAAcctacacaaaaaaaaatttgaaataacatattgatgatgatgatgaggtGAATACGAACTGAGTAAGTAAATAAAACACCACACGCATTAGGAACATTTGGATGTAGTAACACTAACCTTCCGTTGGGGTTCTACAGATCCTTGAAACAGGTGCTTCACATCAAGAAGTCGTGGATCAATCTTTGCAGGAGCCTTATATCTAAGACCCAAAACATATATTTCTGCAGATGCAGATCGACTTGCTGCTGGTTTTTCGACCTCAACCTTTTCAAATAACTGCAACACCatttaattgtttataaatatCAGATAGAGAGAAACAAATGGCCATGACATCAGGTTAGAGTGAAATTACCTGCTTGAGACAATATAGGACAGAACTGTAATCTTGTGACCTGAAAACCTGAAAATTAAAGAGCAAATAAGCAATCTGAAGCCAGTCATATTTGttatggggaaaaaaaaaaaagtgctcGTGAGTTCCTGATCCGCACATTACCAAAATAAGATCAAGAATGTTCCTATTTCCTTCAATAGATATTGACAATGTAGAAATTTAGCATTAATCAGTGAAGTCCCCTATCAAATGGTCCAGTGGTAATAGCTCAACcagttaataattaataatcaacTAACCACGATAGACCTGGGACTTGTTTGTTTATCAACTAAccattgaaataataattaataatcaacTACCTAAACAGTCACCAACGAACAAGAACGGGCCTCAGAGGACTACAAAACCATTGAATACCTAGAATCAAAACTCACCTTGGTAACAAATGCACCCTTTGGAGCCAATAACTGAGTAGCTAATTTGACAGAATCTATAACCAACGAATTCTGGCTCATGGCCTCCTGCGCCCAAGCCCCACCAACATTGGGCGACCCATCATGCAAGATCAAATCAAAAGCAGCGCACCCTTTCTCGTTCATAATCTTCTTGAGCCTCGCCTTGCATTCCGGCTTCGTGATATCCTGCTCGATAGCAATGGCACCGCGAACGGGCGCAATGGGAACCAAATCGACACCGACAACGAGGCTACCGACGGGAACCCGCTCGACGGCGACTTGCATCCAACCACCGGGGGCGGCGCAGAGATCGAGAACGGCATGGGAGGAGCGGAGGAAGTTGTATTTGGAGTCGAGCTGGGCGAGTTTCCATGAGGCACGAGAACGATAGCCATGCTCTTTAGCAAGGCGATAGTACTTGTCCAAACGATGCTTCCCCTTGACTTTGCCCATGGCGGAATTGGGAGCTTGAAGGATTTGCAGGCGATGGCACAGTGGGCTTTAGGTTTAGAAAGAACAGTGAGAGAGATTTTGAGCATTTTAAGGAAAGAGACGAGCGAGACGGTTCAGGGTTTAagggtttggttttttttgtaTTGGGTCGGTTCAAGGTTTAAGGGTTTGGTTTTGCTGTTTTGGGTGGTTCAGGGTTTAAGTGTtggtttttattgtttttgagGCGGTTCAGGCTTCATTCAAGGGtttggtttttatttctttgagaCGGTTCAGGGTTTTGCTgttttactaaattaaatgGAATACTAAGTTATCAAAAAtacctctaatttttttaaaaaaatataatactcttaaaatttttaaaaattcgaaaaatatttttactggattgaaatcattaatattttgtttcacaCCTAttcttaaaactttcaaaaatgttTCTGAGGCCAAAAGGCCCCTACTGTTAGTCGGCAATCAAGCGATGGGCACATGTGTCGCTTCTAGCTTGGATTCTGACTTGGAGGTGTTCAGTCATAATCCAGCACACGATAGCTTCACGTCACTGGCTTTTCAACCAAACGTGATAACCAATTGTGCGAATCAACGGTTCCTCTCCTACTAGGTTGAGAGAAGTCTCCACCGATGACGGAGAAAGTAGAAGAactgaaaatggaagaggagaagaagaagctgcaCTAAACGTGAAAGTGAAGCCGTATCTCTAAAATTTACAAACCCCAAGCTACCATGGCTCTGCTCTGTTACCAAATTTCCAAACATTATTTAGAAGTGTGTGAAAACCATAAgcaaggggaacgaaacattctttacaatgatgtgaaaacttctctccaACAGATGCGTTTCAAAACTATGAAACTGGTGACTTTCCATTAAATGACCTAGCCTCCCCTGGCTCTTCCACCGTTCGGGCTACCTTTCCCGCCTATGCTATGCTCCCCCGGCGCAGGCCTACCACGCTTCGCGCCTGCGACGTTTTCACCAGACAGTCTTTGCCAGTAGTGCCATCCTCCCCGTTGGCTGTATGGGCAGGTTGCTCCTCACTGTTGCGTTCTGTTAGGCTATGGATTATAGGAAcaaatgaaattgaatgagACAGCAGGCGGGTTACATGTTCCACTGTGCCGAGATGTGAGGTGCAGGTGGTGATGATCACCCCGGGGTATGGGCAGGAGAACTTGACAGGTACTCCAGGACCTGCCAACGCTCATGAAAACTCAGGTCAGTCCTCCATTCATCCGACCAGAAGTGTGGATAACGAGGCCACCTTCACAACCTTCTCCCTTCTATCCCTATGTTGTAGTAAGATAGGGTGGTTCGCTTGAGTAGCTCAACCGCCCCTTAGCCCAATGCTCATGACGCGCTACGAAACCGCTaaagcgaataatatctactagtaatGGAGTTAGACCAagctaaaacgaacaatatttgctagcgatgaaCTTAGTATGTGCCACTTTACGTCTAataagaacattttttttaaacttatttagaAAGTTTAGGCGAAGTAAAAAGTTCAAGAGTATACAGATAGATTCAAAACTACCCTGTTCTTGAAAAAGTAGAATAAGAAACAATTAAAGCAGAAAGAAACTTCAAAACTTGAATGTGTAGGCATTACTTTTGCACCAAAAACAAGAGCAATCTaagaacacacacacacacacagttCCAACCCAAATCTCATTGGGGAATTCTACAAAAACACTGCAACTACCAGCTTAAACAGTCCACAGCAGAGCCACATACAAGTGTAAAAGGTTTCAAATACGCCCTGCAACCGAACCAGATTACGCACCAGATTACGACGTGTATTAAAGTGACAATTTCTACAACAGGCAGTTCTTCAGTTATCATAAAGGGTTTGGCATATAACCATGTCCCAATCAATAAATCCATAAGCAATCTCAACTACAAGTAACTtcaatccaaaaaaatttcttctacTGTGAATATCCAAATCTCTACTTCCTCCCCTCCATTCAGTACTTGTACTAATTGCTGTAAATAATAAGCCATGAATCAATCGTCGTTCGAGATACCGCTACTTGCAGAAGCTTTTTTGCCACCATACTTCTGCAAAACATCTTTATCGATCAGTAACAATTTCGTTGATCGTATAAAAAGGGGAGAACGAGCGTGGAAACATTATATTTGTTTCctcaaaagaaagaacttgTAAAAAGCGCCCGAGCGGCTAAACAATGGAGAATATGAAAGCCTAGTAAATGTCACGACATTAGATGTCCAAAGAAAGGTAAGCGAGAAGCGTAATGTATTAGAAGTATTTGATAAGTCACCTGCTTTCCAAGACTTAATGGTATGTATTTGTACTTGATCATATGTGCAATCTGACGCCTCATTGTCaggacaaaaagaacaatccAGTAACAAAGTAAAATGGGCCAGAAGACAGGAACATCAAATATGGAAAAGAAGGTCATTACAAAGGCAATGCAAAAGGCCTTTGTAAATGAGTACCTGCaaacacaaattttcatttatatgagGAATAAACAAAATCATGATAGCTTCCAAAAGGGAAAGGTGTTATGGGGGCAGACAAGAAGTTCGACACCGAAGAATGCAAGTACTGGTTAATCGAAGATTCAAATTCGAATAACAGAAAAGAACTACATAAACACCTAAGTAAAACTGTGCTGTAACGGTATCGATTAATCGACTATGAGGCAAAAATGAATATCATCGGTAAAGAAAGTCCACaaataagaaattagaaaaaacgGTTGCCCACGTTTCACACCTTTCTGGCGACGAGCTCTTCCAAACAAATCGACATAAGAAAGGGAGAAAGTTCGAGG
The Cucurbita pepo subsp. pepo cultivar mu-cu-16 chromosome LG16, ASM280686v2, whole genome shotgun sequence genome window above contains:
- the LOC111777015 gene encoding isoflavone reductase homolog PCBER-like, giving the protein MAQNLKVLIIGGTGYIGKFIVQASAKAGHPTYALIRKSSLGSSAKSQIINHFKSLGVNFLFGDLFDNESLVKAIKQVDVVISTLGGHMVPHQHKILSAIKQAGNVKRFFPTEFGNDADHIDAVEPAKSMYTAKAEFRRVVEAEGIPHTFVVCNFFDGYFLSNLSQPDASVPPRDKVVILGDGTPKVIYNKEEDVGTYTIRAIDDPRTLNKIMYIRPAANIYSTNDLVSLWERKIGKTLRRVYVPEEEVLKNIQEASYPLNIELALCHTAQVRGSQTNFDIEPSFGVEASALYPDVRYTTVEEYLDQFV
- the LOC111777013 gene encoding adoMet-dependent rRNA methyltransferase spb1-like, which codes for MGKVKGKHRLDKYYRLAKEHGYRSRASWKLAQLDSKYNFLRSSHAVLDLCAAPGGWMQVAVERVPVGSLVVGVDLVPIAPVRGAIAIEQDITKPECKARLKKIMNEKGCAAFDLILHDGSPNVGGAWAQEAMSQNSLVIDSVKLATQLLAPKGAFVTKVFRSQDYSSVLYCLKQLFEKVEVEKPAASRSASAEIYVLGLRYKAPAKIDPRLLDVKHLFQGSVEPQRKVVDVLRGTKQKRHRDGYEDGDMTLRKVSSASNYIWSDSPLEILGTVTCITFDDPPCLLIKNHDLTTEEVKALCDDLRVLGKQDFKHLLKWRLHIRKALSPNQKATPTSVKDAENEVKQNEDDKLLNEMEELTYAIERKKKREKKLLAKRRAKDKARKAMGMQLDVMEEGYIDHELFSLSNIKGKNDLRVIDSTDYDVDNGELGEHENDVTNEEDHESSASDIGSDEERRRYDEHMEELLDQAYESFVARKEGSAKQRKRAKKAYSDDAELLEEDENGGDRFQSDYDSDENLVDEDRNPLMVSLDDGGEPTQEEIANKWFGQDIFAEAAEDGDLKELGSEDDMQVDGPKEKTAVTKVAKSNISKNAREKSKISTNAKDSIKADDEFEVVPAPATDSSDDSSSEESEDEEPDTKAEILACAKKMLRKKQREQFLDDSYNKYMFDDTGLPKWFLDEEKRHRQPIKPITKEEVAAMRAQFKEIDARPAKKVAEAKARKKRVAMKKLEKVRKKANIISDQADISDRSKSKMIDQLYKKAVPQRPKKEFVVAKKGVQVRVGKGKTLVDRRMKKDARKHGMSKQGKGSKKGKNSKAPRGKGGSAKASGKKGRKGNK